One window of the Fibrobacter sp. UWB4 genome contains the following:
- a CDS encoding GTP-binding protein, whose translation MAKEHFDRSKPHCNIGTIGHVDHGKTTLTAAICTTLAAKGLAAAKRFDEIDNAPEEKAR comes from the coding sequence ATGGCAAAAGAACATTTTGACAGAAGTAAGCCGCATTGCAACATCGGCACCATCGGTCACGTTGACCACGGTAAAACCACTCTTACTGCAGCAATCTGCACGACTCTTGCTGCTAAGGGTCTCGCCGCTGCAAAGCGTTTCGATGAAATCGACAACGCTCCGGAAGAAAAGGCTCGTG